The genome window GGGCAGCGTTGATTACCTGTGCACCCCGGCAAATGCCAAGTAATGGCAAGTGCTGTTCAGCGGCTGCCTTGACAACGGGAAATTCAAACGCATCACGTGGAGAATAGGTCGGTCCTAATTCAAGCGAAGGGTTCTCATGAAGAAATTCAGCAGCAATATCATGGCCACCAGGGATAATTAAACCGTCCAGGCCGGCTAAACTATCTTTCGCAAGTTTACCAGGGAGGATTGGCAGGATTATAGGCACCACATTGTTTTTTACTAAAACATCAACTAATGGTTTAGGGGCAAAGTGTGCCAGCTTTAAATTAATAATCGGAGTTTCGGTTAAATTTACATCGGCAGTAATTCCTATCTTCATTTTCTAATCACTCTCTAATCGTTTCGTAATATATAGTAATTATTAAAACACTGGTGAAACGATTAGTGCAAGAAGGAATCTTAGAAAACGTAGAATAATTACCTTTAATAATAGGAAGGTTAATAAATAAAGTTTGGCGCAAGGGGAATGATTAACAAAAAAAAGTATATGTTTGATCTATACCCCCATTCCAATCAAGTAATTTTCAATGTTTACTTTTCTGGGTAATATATAGATAACGATTAAATGAATACACGAAAGGATGAGGTAGATTGTAAAATTTAAGTTGAACATTTAAATGGACAGAAAAACCCATCAAGGTCTTTAATGGTGTTACCACACAATCCATTAGAAAGAAGGACCTTGATGAGCACCACTATTTTATCATTCCAGAACCGTGTTGTCATTGAAACACTTCATCATGAAAAGCACTCACTTCAATATATTGCCGATTATTTAGGCTTTAGTAAAACCACTATCTTTAATGAGGTTCATCGCTTAGCTGGTGAGTATCACGCAGTTAAGGCTCAAACTGACCATGAAGTTAAACTTAGTCATCGTGGTCGTAAAACCATCTTAACGACTAACCTAAAGCGATTGATTGAAGAAAAAATCAAGATTCAAAAATGGTCAATTGAACAAGTGGCTCATGTAGTTAGAATTACCTACAAAACCATCTATAACTGGATTGATCAGGGACTACTGGATATTAATGTGACTGATTTACCTGACCATGGTATTCGTCGCAAACGAGCTAAAGAAACCCGTGGTACTTTTAGTCATGGACGTTCCATCGAAGATCGTCCAACTGAAATTTCTGATCGTAATACTTCAGGTCACTTCGAAGCTGATACAGTTTTATCTGGAAAACGTAAAGGTCAAGCAGTAACTACGTTTGTCGAGCGTAAGAGTCGCCTTACTATCGTTAAACGGCTTGATGGACGAGATAGCACTTCAATGACTAATGCTATCCTTGAGTTAGCTAATCAATTAGGAACTAATCTCAAGACACTGACGGTTGATCACGGGAAAGAGTTCGCCAACTACCAATCAATTGAGAAAAATACCGGCGTGCCGTTGTACTTTGCACATGCTTATTCTCCGCATGAACGTGGTAGTAATGAGAATCGTAATCGAGTGTTACGGCGATTTATTCCTAAGGGTCAACCGATTGATGAGATTACCGATGATGAATTGATTCAAATTAACTGGTATTTGAATTCCCGACCACTTAAATGTCTCAATTGGCACTCAC of Limosilactobacillus oris contains these proteins:
- a CDS encoding IS30 family transposase, whose protein sequence is MSTTILSFQNRVVIETLHHEKHSLQYIADYLGFSKTTIFNEVHRLAGEYHAVKAQTDHEVKLSHRGRKTILTTNLKRLIEEKIKIQKWSIEQVAHVVRITYKTIYNWIDQGLLDINVTDLPDHGIRRKRAKETRGTFSHGRSIEDRPTEISDRNTSGHFEADTVLSGKRKGQAVTTFVERKSRLTIVKRLDGRDSTSMTNAILELANQLGTNLKTLTVDHGKEFANYQSIEKNTGVPLYFAHAYSPHERGSNENRNRVLRRFIPKGQPIDEITDDELIQINWYLNSRPLKCLNWHSPIEIFLLNLHQ